From the genome of Myxococcaceae bacterium JPH2:
TGGACCACCTGAAGGGGGACCTCCCCGCCGCGCTGAAAGCGCGGCCGAGTCTACTATCTCTACTGGCAGCAGCACGGGAGAGGCGCTTGCTCGCATGGCCTCTCTGCGCAGCTTGTACAACCAGAACTGGAGCGTGCTCACCGGGACGGCCTTCGCCGCGGCGAACTCCTTGTGCGTCTGCCCGCTCTCTTCCAGCTCC
Proteins encoded in this window:
- a CDS encoding IS66 family insertion sequence element accessory protein TnpB — its product is MTRRIGAAEWRRLVLELEESGQTHKEFAAAKAVPVSTLQFWLYKLRREAMRASASPVLLPVEIVDSAALSARRGGPPSGGPLGLLEAALPSGVVVRFPAGTDVAYLRAVLAGLG